DNA from Candidatus Cloacimonas acidaminovorans str. Evry:
TTTTAGCTGCTGAACTGGGTCTGGATCAAGAACTTGCTCGTAGAGCAGGTTTATTGCATGATATAGGAAAAGCTATAGACCACGAATTTGACGGTTCCCACGCCATTATTGGAGCCAATTTGGCACGCAAAAACGGTGAGGGAAAAATAATTGTGAATGCTATTGAAGCTCACCATGAAGAAGTGGAGGCAATTTCTGTTTATGCCGCTTTAACTCAAGCATCGGATGCTATTTCTGGTGCCCGACCAGGTGCCCGAAGAGAAATGTTGGAAACCTATATGCAGAGATTATCCAAACTGGAAGAAATAGCCAATAGTATAGATGGAGTAAGTAAATCGTATGCCATTCAGGCAGGCAGGGAATTACGGATAATTGTAGAGCCGTCTTTGATTGATGAAAATCAAACTGCTTTATTGGCAACTGAAATTGCCGCTTCTATTGAGAAACAGGTTCAGTATCCTGGTCAAATTAAAGTTACGGTTATCAGAGAAACACGCCAGATAGCAATGGCAAAGTAATGAAAGTTCTATTCTTTGGTGATGTTTACGGTAAAGCAGGCAGGCAAACAGTTCAGCTTACTCTTCCGGAATTGAAAGAAGAATTTCAACCGGATTTTATTTTGGCTAATTGTGAAAACCTTGCAGATGGGAAAGGAGTTACCGAAAAAACACTTAACCAGCTTTTTAATGCAGGAGTTGATGCTGTTACGGGGGGCAATCATTTATGGGATAGAACAGAATCTCTGGAATATATTCGCGGTCAAAACAGAATAATTAAACCGCTAAATTATCCTGAAGATGCTCCAGGAAATCCTTATATTATTTTAGCTAAAGAAAACCTGCGTTTGGGAGTTCTCTGTCTTTGTGGTCAATTGTTGATGCCACCGTGTAATAATCCTTTTACAGCATTGTCTGAGTTTATAAAGTTACATTTTACAAAAGACGCTGAACAGGTCTCCCTTTTTCCTTTGCCTTATCCTGTTATTTTAGATTTTCATTGTGAAGCAACCAGCGAAAAAAGAGCTATGGGCTGGTTTGCGGATGGACAGCTAAGTGCTGTTTTAGGTACTCATACTCATATTCAGACCGCCGATGAAGAGATTTTGCCTTTGGGAACAGCTTATATTACGGATATAGGTATGACCGGTTCACATAATAGTGTAATCGGAGTGAAGAAAGAAATTATTATTGAAAAATTCCGCACTTCTGTTCCTAACCGTTTTGAGTCCTCCGACTTAGGTTTACAGGTTAATGCTGTATGTTTGGAATTGGATTCCGAAACAGGGAAAGCATTAAATATCATGCGTATAAGAAGAAATATTGAATAAAATTATGGAGAAAGTTTTAAACGGAAAACCCGTTGCCCAATTGATAAACCGGACTTGTTCCAGTTTAATAGCTAATTATGGATTGAAACCGCAAATGGTTTTAATCCAGGTAGGGGATGATCCTGCTTCCACTTACTATGTCCAAAGCATTATCAATAGCGGAAAGAAATTGGGTTGCTTCTGTCAAATGAAAATCCTGCTGGATAACATAAGCGAACAGGAATTATTAGCGATCCTGAACGAAGCTAATCACAATCCCGATGTTAATGGCATAATGTTACAAAAACCGCTTCCTAAACATATAAACGAAAGCAAAGTTAATTCAGCTATCAATCCGGCAAAGGATTTGGACTGTTTGCATCCTCTAAATTTGGGAAAAATAATGCTGGAAGAAGAGGGTTTTCTTCCCTGTACTCCTGCTGCAGTTCTTTTTTGTATGCTCTATTATGGAATTGAAACCCAAGGTAAGCATATAGTAATTTTAGGTCGCAGTAATGTAGTTGGCAAGCCCTTAGCTAATATTCTGCTCTGGAAAAGAAGTTTTGCGAATGCTACGGTTACTGTTTGCCATAGCAAAACAAATAACCTTGCTGAGTTTACCAAGGAGGCAGATATCCTCATTACGGCAATAGGCAAAGCGGAATTTGTAACTCCTGAAATGGTAAAAGAAAATGCCATTATTTTGGATGTGGGAATAAATGAAATTAAATTGGCAAACGGAGAAAGCAATTATGTGGGTGATGTTAATTATAGCTTATGTTACGATAAGGCATTGGCTATAACACCAGTTCCCGGAGGAATAGGCAGAATTACTACCTCAGTGCTCTTTTTGAATTTGGTTGATGCCTGTCTTAAATCCAGAAATACAAACAAAAGTATTGACGAATATATCCATCTTATTTTTGATGTTAAATAATGAAATTTACTAATTCCGATGTTTGGGAGGAATGATGCAGTTGAAGAGTGCTAAACTCTTATTCATCATAGTGATGATTATAAGTAGTGTATTGCTGATTTCGGGTTGCGGGAAATCCGGAAACCGTTTTGCCAATCAGCCACCAACAATTCAAATAACCTCTTTTGAGGGCTGGGATACAACTTATGTTAGTGCCGGTTACGATACAACTGAGGTTTATAGTTTTCAGCAGCGTATTTATTGGCATGCTACTGATCCTGATGGAGTAATTACCGGCTATGCATTCAGAATTTTGGATGAAAATAATAATCCTGTTCCTACTCCCGGTTATGAATATATAGATTTAACCGGAGAGCTTACCCCAGATAATCTTTTAGCTTTGGGAACGGGATGGGTAATTCACTATATGACTGGAGCGGATCAAAATATACCACTTGATGATCCACATGCACGTCGTTCTATTTGGACTTCACAAAAATATGCTGTAATCAATTTTCCCTCCGCTGATTCTATAGGGAATCCGATTGTTAAATTTAGCAGATTTGAAGTGGTAGCTATTGATAATAGAGGTGCCATTACTCCTCATCCTGCCTGGAGGAATTTCCGTACTCAATCGGATCGTCCAAAATGTATGATTTCTTCCACTAAAGGTAACCCTAATGGCAAAGATGTAGGTTCCGGATTAAAACTTGCCTTCACCATGAGCGATACCGATCCTTTTATTACTGCGGTTCCCTATAAATATGAATTTAAAATAATGAAAATAACTAACCAGGGAGCAGTGATACCAGGAACTGAATCGGATTGGTTTTCCACTACCAGTGAAGATAACAGAACTAATAGAATTAATGAGTATCTGCTTACAAAATATACAAACCCACCTTTATCTTATGACTATGATGAAGTCACATTGGCATTCAAAAACCAAAGAACCAAAATTATATCTCGGGTTACAGATTTGGCAGGAGTTATATCTATTCCGGATGATGCTTCTATGATGATTTTCTCTGTCCGTCCGGGATTTAGACCTCATACTTTTATCTATCCAACCAAAACCTATGCTCTAACTAACCATCATTTTGAAGATTATGGTGATGATTCCACCGAAGAAATAAAAGTTATACCCAGAGTGGTAACCGAGGGAGTAACGCGTTATGCTCTTCCTCTCTTTAAAGATTTTGAGGGTAAATATACTGCTGTCTATTCTACAAATATTAAACTTTGGATCCGTTGGGGCTGGTGGGGAGAATATGGAGAAACAAGAGGGGAAACTGTTACTTATGGTGATACAATTAAAATCAAAACAACTCCTTACAATAAAAAAGTGGATGTGGTTTTGGATAGCCGAACAGGGCAGAATTACTTTAGCGAAATAACTGCCTTTGATCTTCGTTTAGATGGTGAACCCTATAACTATCCTCCTTATCCTTTTAGCAAATATGGCTTTACCGATCAAAACGGGAAAAAATGGTTGCGCCTTCCTGTAAATTCTCCTTTGGCACAAACAGTCGTTCTTACAAGTGGTCAGTTACCTCTTCCTCCGGCAACAGAACCGGGAGAACACAAATTTGAAGTTAGAGTAGTAGACCTACAAGATGAATATGATCCTACCCCCGTGGATTTTACTTTCTATTTACATCGTTACATAGAACCTGCTAACCGACAGGGAGTTCTGATAATTGATGATGATCCGGTTAGTGCTCAAGTAAACGATGCACTAATAACTCAAAAGTATCAATCTATGCTTGAAGGATATAACGGAAATGTAAATGTAATAACCAGAACAGAAACTAATGAAGATATTCGTCAAAGAGCCATTGCTTTTAGCGACCTCCAAAAATACAAATTAGTTATCTATCATACTGACAATTATCAGAAGACGGGTAATTTGCAACTTGACTTTGATGCCTATAGTTTATTCTTAATGAGAGGCGGGAATCTGTTAATTTCACACACTAATCTTTTAGGAGCACAATTAACGGAAATTGCTAATGGAGGTTTACGAAAAACCTTTGTTACCAATCTGGGATTTAATAAAATTCCCAAAGTATCTTACCTAAATGATTCAAACAGTCCTTTCTTTCAAAAAGCTGTTTCTAATTATACAAC
Protein-coding regions in this window:
- a CDS encoding TIGR00282 family metallophosphoesterase codes for the protein MKVLFFGDVYGKAGRQTVQLTLPELKEEFQPDFILANCENLADGKGVTEKTLNQLFNAGVDAVTGGNHLWDRTESLEYIRGQNRIIKPLNYPEDAPGNPYIILAKENLRLGVLCLCGQLLMPPCNNPFTALSEFIKLHFTKDAEQVSLFPLPYPVILDFHCEATSEKRAMGWFADGQLSAVLGTHTHIQTADEEILPLGTAYITDIGMTGSHNSVIGVKKEIIIEKFRTSVPNRFESSDLGLQVNAVCLELDSETGKALNIMRIRRNIE
- a CDS encoding bifunctional 5,10-methylenetetrahydrofolate dehydrogenase/5,10-methenyltetrahydrofolate cyclohydrolase — its product is MNKIMEKVLNGKPVAQLINRTCSSLIANYGLKPQMVLIQVGDDPASTYYVQSIINSGKKLGCFCQMKILLDNISEQELLAILNEANHNPDVNGIMLQKPLPKHINESKVNSAINPAKDLDCLHPLNLGKIMLEEEGFLPCTPAAVLFCMLYYGIETQGKHIVILGRSNVVGKPLANILLWKRSFANATVTVCHSKTNNLAEFTKEADILITAIGKAEFVTPEMVKENAIILDVGINEIKLANGESNYVGDVNYSLCYDKALAITPVPGGIGRITTSVLFLNLVDACLKSRNTNKSIDEYIHLIFDVK